In Trifolium pratense cultivar HEN17-A07 linkage group LG7, ARS_RC_1.1, whole genome shotgun sequence, a genomic segment contains:
- the LOC123899141 gene encoding kinectin isoform X1, with protein MDKIRAFSSPQLNSSSTSNNPDEIGMEGLATNVRLLLKLIQDHNGATTKDNDERKFHRMNGMMSLLDEVRTRVQKVQTSTKKRAELRRCNTDLRPNIPKDKRAPDVPTDEKDRLKKELNASLVARQSLQAMCSSLGKEKQIMASELARKAQELTELEELVEDLKSQNETLVGRLHAYNSEQKEKKSSSGVEMEGNIVLQERNKALSEQLQKSIDGYRSLKRKLKDMHEEKKEMHATMEQMGLEVQSGIDRIHSFKEQMETTNLEISDVGKEISVLEQMLESLSMKISKHTQKKT; from the exons ATGGATAAGATCCGAGCATTTTCATCTCCCCAATTAAATTCTTCTTCAACAAGTAACAATCCAGATGAAATTGGTATGGAAG GACTTGCCACAAATGTTAGGTTATTGTTGAAACTAATTCAAGATCATAATGGGGCTACCACAAAAGACAATGATGAAAGAAAGTTTCACAGGATGAATGGCATGATGTCTCTCTTAGATGAGGTTAGGACAAGGGTTCAAAAAGTTCAAACTTCTACCAAGAAAAGAGCTGAACTTAGGAGATGTAACACTGACCTTAGGCCAAACATTCCAAAGGACAAAAGAGCTCCTGATGTGCCTACAGATGAGAAAGATAGACTAAAGAAAGAGTTAAATGCAAGCTTGGTGGCACGGCAGAGTCTTCAAGCAATGTGTTCAAGTTTGGGAAAAGAAAAGCAAATCATGGCTTCTGAACTTGCAAGAAAAGCTCAAGAATTAACAGAACTTGAGGAGCTTGTAGAAGATCTAAAATCTCAGAATGAAACATTGGTGGGAAGGTTGCATGCTTACAACTCGGAACAGAAGGAAAAAAAGAGCAGTAGTGGGGTTGAAATGGAAGGGAACATAGTCCTCCAAGAACGTAACAAGGCTCTTTCTGAACAACTCCAAAAGTCCATTGATGGTTATAGGTCTTTGAAGAGAAAATTGAAAGACATGCATGAGGAAAAAAAGGAAATGCATGCCACAATGGAGCAAATGGGGCTGGAAGTTCAATCAGGCATTGACAGGATTCATAGCTTCAAGGAACAAATGGAAACAACTAATTTAGAGATAAGTGACGTAGGAAAGGAAATATCAGTTTTAGAGCAAATGCTTGAATCTCTTAGCATGAAAATATCGAAACATACACAGAAGAAGACTTAA
- the LOC123898039 gene encoding BAG family molecular chaperone regulator 3-like, whose amino-acid sequence MMKKKLNNYGGSSSSRTREEEKSEWEMRPGGMLVQKRTGTPDTPVALRLRIAYGALRYDIYVSSMATFGEVKKVMSDETGLKVEEQRVIYRGKERENGEYLDVCGVKDRSKLVLIQDASSIERRYIQMRINAKIKTANRSINNVSLELDQLTDQVSAIEKSISNGVKVPEVQIITLIEMLMRQAIKLESISAEGDAASQKILQGKRVQKSVETLDLLKTSNATIKPVVVTTKWESF is encoded by the exons atgatgaagaagaaactCAACAACTATGgtggtagtagtagtagtagaacaagagaagaagaaaaatctGAATGGGAAATGAGACCCGGTGGAATGTTGGTTCAGAAAAGAACCGGCACACCTGACACTCCAGTAGCCTTGCGCCTTCGAATCGCCTACGGTGCACTCCGTTACGATATCTACGTCAGTTCCATGGCCACATTCG GGGAAGTGAAGAAGGTGATGAGCGACGAAACCGGATTGAAGGTAGAAGAGCAGAGAGTTATATACAGAGGAAAAGAGCGGGAAAACGGAGAGTATTTGGATGTGTGTGGAGTCAAAGATCGATCCAAGTTGGTCTTGATTCAAGATGCTTCAAGTATTGAGCGGCGATACATTCAGATGCGTATCAATGCTAAGATCAAAACTGCAAATCGCTCTATCAATAATGTATCTCTTGAACTTGATCAGCTAACTGATCAGGTCTCTGCAATTGAAAAGTCGATTTCGAATGGAGTTAAAGTACCAGAAGTTCAGATCATAACATTGATTGAGATGCTTATGAGACAAGCAATAAAATTAGAAAGCATTTCAGCTGAAGGAGATGCTGCTTCACAGAAGATTTTGCAG GGAAAGAGAGTGCAAAAAAGTGTTGAAACTTTGGATCTACTAAAGACATCTAATGCAACAATAAAGCCTGTTGTTGTTACAACCAAGTGGGAATCATTTTGA
- the LOC123898038 gene encoding pentatricopeptide repeat-containing protein At4g21065, producing MNVSSKLSSTFFSTTPHILTKCITLIQHCASSKHKLKQIHAFSIRHNVPLNNPDIGKYLIFTIVSLSAPMSYANNVFTLLHNPNVFTWNTMIRGYAESDNNSAPALSLYRKMLVSCVEPDTHTYPFLLKAISKSLNVREGEMIHSVTIRNGFESLIFVRNSLLHIYAACGDTESARKVFVSMDERDLVAWNSVINGFALNGKPNEALNLFREMSLEGVEPDGFTVVSLLSACAELGALELGRRVHVYLLKVGLTENLHVNNSLLDFYAKCGSIREAQQVFGEMRERNVVSWTSLIVGLAVNGFGEEALELFKEMERQKLVPGEITFVGVLYACSHCGMMEEGFNYFRRMKEEYGIMPKIEHYGCMVDLLSRAGLVKQAYEYIQDMPLQPNAVIWRTLLGACTLHGDLGLGEIARSHLLKLEPKHSGDYVLLSNLYASERRWSDVQIVRRSMIEDGVWKTPGYSLVELGNRVFEFTMGDRSHPRSQDVYALLEKITELLKLEGYVPHTENVLADIEEEEKEQALSYHSEKVAIAFMLLNTAPGTPIRVVKNLRVCADCHMAIKLISKVYNREIVIRDRSRFHHFRGGSCSCKNYW from the coding sequence ATGAACGTATCCTCAAAACTTTCCTCAACCTTCTTTTCAACAACACCACACATTCTCACAAAATGCATTACTCTCATACAACACTGCGCCTCTTCAAAACACAAACTAAAACAAATCCACGCATTTTCCATTCGACACAATGTCCCACTCAACAACCCCGACATCGGAAAATACCTTATTTTCACAATTGTTTCTCTCTCAGCACCTATGTCTTATGCTAACAACGTTTTCACATTGTTACATAACCCAAATGTCTTTACTTGGAACACAATGATTAGAGGTTACGCTGAAAGTGATAATAATTCTGCTCCTGCACTTTCTTTATACCGTAAAATGTTGGTTTCTTGTGTTGAACCTGATACTCATACTTACCCGTTTCTTCTTAAGGCGATTTCGAAGTCGTTGAATGTTAGAGAAGGTGAAATGATTCATTCGGTTACGATAAGAAATGGGTTTGAGTCGTTGATTTTTGTTAGGAATAGTTTGCTTCATATTTATGCTGCTTGTGGTGATACTGAAAGTGCACGTAAGGTGTTTGTTTCAATGGATGAGAGAGATTTAGTTGCTTGGAATTCTGTTATTAATGGGTTTGCTCTTAATGGAAAGCCTAATGAAGCTTTGAATTTGTTTAGGGAAATGAGTTTGGAGGGTGTTGAGCCAGATGGGTTTACTGTGGTTAGTTTGTTATCTGCTTGTGCTGAGCTTGGTGCTTTAGAGTTAGGACGTAGAGTTCATGTGTATTTGTTGAAGGTTGGGTTGACGGAGAATTTGCATGTGAATAATTCGTTGTTGGACTTTTATGCGAAATGTGGGAGCATAAGGGAGGCGCAGCAAGTTTTTGGTGAGATGAGAGAAAGGAATGTGGTTTCTTGGACTTCTTTGATTGTTGGTTTGGCGGTTAATGGGTTTGGTGAGGAAGCACTTGAGCTTTTTAAAGAAATGGAAAGACAGAAACTTGTGCCTGGTGAGATCACTTTTGTTGGTGTGTTGTATGCTTGCAGTCATTGTGGAATGATGGAGGAAGGGTTCAATTATTTTAGAAGGATGAAAGAGGAATATGGTATTATGCCGAAGATAGAACATTATGGTTGTATGGTGGATCTATTGAGTAGGGCTGGTTTAGTTAAACAGGCTTATGAATATATTCAGGATATGCCATTGCAACCAAATGCTGTTATTTGGAGGACCTTATTAGGGGCATGTACTTTACATGGAGATTTAGGTTTGGGAGAGATAGCAAGATCCCACCTTTTGAAATTAGAGCCTAAACATAGTGGGGATTATGTTCTTCTCTCAAATCTTTATGCATCTGAACGTCGTTGGTCCGATGTACAGATAGTGAGGAGGTCGATGATTGAGGACGGTGTTTGGAAAACCCCTGGTTATAGTCTCGTTGAATTGGGAAACCGCGTTTTTGAATTTACTATGGGGGATAGGTCTCATCCGCGGAGTCAGGATGTGTATGCACTGCTGGAGAAGATCACTGAACTGTTGAAGTTAGAAGGTTATGTGCCTCATACAGAAAATGTGCTTGCAGACATAGAGGAAGAGGAGAAAGAACAAGCTTTGTCTTATCATAGCGAAAAAGTTGCAATTGCTTTTATGTTATTGAATACAGCGCCAGGGACTCCGATTAGGGTCGTTAAGAATTTAAGAGTTTGTGCAGATTGTCATATGGCTATCAAACTCATATCCAAGGTTTACAATAGAGAGATTGTTATCAGGGATCGTAGTCGGTTCCACCATTTTAGAGGTGGTTCATGTTCCTGTAAAAATTACTGGTAA
- the LOC123899141 gene encoding kinectin isoform X2 — MDKIRAFSSPQLNSSSTSNNPDEIGLATNVRLLLKLIQDHNGATTKDNDERKFHRMNGMMSLLDEVRTRVQKVQTSTKKRAELRRCNTDLRPNIPKDKRAPDVPTDEKDRLKKELNASLVARQSLQAMCSSLGKEKQIMASELARKAQELTELEELVEDLKSQNETLVGRLHAYNSEQKEKKSSSGVEMEGNIVLQERNKALSEQLQKSIDGYRSLKRKLKDMHEEKKEMHATMEQMGLEVQSGIDRIHSFKEQMETTNLEISDVGKEISVLEQMLESLSMKISKHTQKKT, encoded by the exons ATGGATAAGATCCGAGCATTTTCATCTCCCCAATTAAATTCTTCTTCAACAAGTAACAATCCAGATGAAATTG GACTTGCCACAAATGTTAGGTTATTGTTGAAACTAATTCAAGATCATAATGGGGCTACCACAAAAGACAATGATGAAAGAAAGTTTCACAGGATGAATGGCATGATGTCTCTCTTAGATGAGGTTAGGACAAGGGTTCAAAAAGTTCAAACTTCTACCAAGAAAAGAGCTGAACTTAGGAGATGTAACACTGACCTTAGGCCAAACATTCCAAAGGACAAAAGAGCTCCTGATGTGCCTACAGATGAGAAAGATAGACTAAAGAAAGAGTTAAATGCAAGCTTGGTGGCACGGCAGAGTCTTCAAGCAATGTGTTCAAGTTTGGGAAAAGAAAAGCAAATCATGGCTTCTGAACTTGCAAGAAAAGCTCAAGAATTAACAGAACTTGAGGAGCTTGTAGAAGATCTAAAATCTCAGAATGAAACATTGGTGGGAAGGTTGCATGCTTACAACTCGGAACAGAAGGAAAAAAAGAGCAGTAGTGGGGTTGAAATGGAAGGGAACATAGTCCTCCAAGAACGTAACAAGGCTCTTTCTGAACAACTCCAAAAGTCCATTGATGGTTATAGGTCTTTGAAGAGAAAATTGAAAGACATGCATGAGGAAAAAAAGGAAATGCATGCCACAATGGAGCAAATGGGGCTGGAAGTTCAATCAGGCATTGACAGGATTCATAGCTTCAAGGAACAAATGGAAACAACTAATTTAGAGATAAGTGACGTAGGAAAGGAAATATCAGTTTTAGAGCAAATGCTTGAATCTCTTAGCATGAAAATATCGAAACATACACAGAAGAAGACTTAA
- the LOC123898037 gene encoding protein BREAST CANCER SUSCEPTIBILITY 1 homolog has product MENLERMGRELKCPICLGLIHSAVSLTCNHLFCNSCIIKSMKSAFSCPVCKIPFARREIRPAPQIDSLVTIYKNMEAASAINLFGTQNPPATKSPDEDKQCKGDYKSGEKGTGGTHENHPEEEITPKRKKLAKKLQASTKSSASNRAEPSFPAKKRVQVPQDILSETPMRNLKSGGSVSLINKEGTQKASTKGNKMEIQSEKGDQVKEPFFWLREEKDGEMLSQQSSEDLIIEGSSPVLPSFSDLQDANDDSPSKQAPSDEVQNKPSFDLFDSEMFEWTQKPCSPELFSSPIKMQVEDTFENDENIEELVAGTQEHQLSADAYNINFENPVGNQLADVLPQGVSSQISSDDLNGKKKTTKRSRKAREKSKEDKIWEQKCQNDEMNLDSNIKSKDIEDQSLDNKHRASNLKKSNRKGKKVSFIISTDSTPQTACTVSNISGVQSKGRRMTAKNLYTSASKQDNEIQCSQKIAGKSQVRRSGNQRLDVVHEPPEDLTSVQNQCKELARSASSTLGLQMDDNRKDANIGKRKSSLSRNSMLCSKERKSAKKPKISTEFISRTKNDEEIKSNESVKQGTDVRPLNDSSKEKQCNLTDQPVLKKCVNHVKDYQCAFCLSSEESEASGPMVHYFDGKPVTADYERGSKVIHCHRNCTEWAPNVYFEDDNAINLEAEISRSRRIKCSFCGLKGAALGCFEKSCRRSFHVPCAKWTPECRWDMENFVMLCPVHSSSMLPYESSGSQHRSKILTASKVKSCSRKHDTTSQSRVTHGSHKKIVLCCSALSVQERDVVSDFERVSKVTVLKTWDSSVTHVIASTDENGACRRTLKVLLGILEGKWILSIEWIKACMKDTGPVDEERYELNVDIHGIRDGPRLGRQRALNKQPKLFDGYKFYFMGDFIPSYKGYLQDLVIAAGGTVLHRKPVSGDHQAIPPDMHPHQTLIIYSLELPAKCNPLEKDAIFSQRRCDAEVLARPAGSKVASNTWILNSIAGCKLQSLPQ; this is encoded by the exons ATGGAAAATCTTGAAAGAATGGGTAGAGAACTCAAATGTCCGATCTG TTTGGGTTTAATTCATTCCGCTGTTTCACTCACCTGCAATCATCTTTTCTGCAA CTCTTGTATAATTAAGTCAATGAAATCTGCATTTTCTTGTCCGGTTTGTAAAATACCCTTCGCTCGTCGAG AGATTCGTCCTGCTCCTCAAATTGACAGCTTGGTCACTATCTACAAAAACATGGAAGCTGCTTCTGCAATTAATTTATTTGGAACTCAAAATCCACCTGCTACCAAATCACCAG ATGAGGACAAGCAATGTAAAGGGGATTATAAGTCTGGTGAGAAAGGAACTGGTGGGACTCATGAAAATCATCCTGAGGAGGAAATAACCCCCAAAAGAAAGAAGTTGGCAAAGAAGCTTCAGGCCAGCACAAAAAGTTCGGCTTCTAACCGTGCAGAGCCTTCTTTTCCGGCTAAGAAAAGGGTTCAGGTGCCACAAGATATCCTTTCAGAAACTCCAATGAGGAATTTGAAATCAGGAGGCTCTGTTAGTCTAATTAACAAAGAGGGAACACAAAAGGCTTCAACCAAGGGAAATAAAATGGAAATTCAAAGTGAAAAAGGTGATCAGGTGAAAGAACCATTCTTTTGGTTAAGAGAGGAGAAGGATGGTGAAATGTTAAGTCAACAGTCTAGCGAGGATTTAATTATTGAGGGTTCTTCACCAGTTCTTCCTTCATTCAGTGATCTCCAAGATGCTAATGATGACAGCCCTTCAAAACAAGCTCCATCA GACGAGGTGCAAAACAAACCATCTTTTGATTTATTTGATAGTGAGATGTTTGAATGGACGCAAAAGCCATGCTCACCCGAATTATTTTCAAGTCCCATCAAAATGCAG GTTGAGGATACTTTTGAGAATGATGAAAATATAGAGGAATTAGTGGCAGGGACTCAGGAGCATCAGTTAAGTGCTGATGCTTACAATATAAACTTTGAGAATCCCGTAGGCAATCAATTGGCTGATGTGTTGCCACAAGGTGTCTCCTCTCAAATAAGTTCTGATGATCTAAATGGAAAAAAGAAGACTACAAAGAGAAGTAGGAAGGCTAGAGAAAAATCTAAGGAAGACAAGATTTGGGAacaaaaatgtcaaaatgaTGAAATGAATTTGGATTCaaatataaaatcaaaagaTATTGAGGATCAATCATTGGACAACAAGCACAGAGCTTCTAATCTGAAAAAGTCTAATAGAAAGGGCAAGAAGGTTTCTTTCATTATTAGTACAGATTCAACACCACAAACCGCTTGTACAGTCTCCAATATATCAGGAGTTCAAAGCAAAGGTAGAAGAATGACCGCTAAGAATTTATATACTTCTGCATCTAAACAAGATAATGAGATACAATGTTCTCAGAAGATTGCTGGAAAAAGTCAGGTGAGAAGATCTGGAAATCAAAGGCTGGATGTTGTGCATGAACCACCTGAAGATTTAACTTCAGTGCAAAATCAATGCAAAGAGCTTGCTAGATCTGCTTCATCTACTTTAGGTCTGCAGATGGATGATAATAGGAAGGATGCTAATATTGGGAAAAGAAAAAGCAGTCTGTCCAGAAATTCTATGCTTTGCAGTAAAGAAAGGAAGAGTGCTAAAAAGCCAAAAATTTCTACTGAATTTATCTCTAGGACTaaaaatgatgaagaaattAAGTCGAATGAAAGTGTTAAGCAAGGTACTGATGTCAGGCCTTTGAATGATTCTTCAAAAGAGAAACAGTGCAATTTGACAGATCAACCTGTTTTAAAGAAATGTGTGAACCATGTCAAAGACTATCAATGTGCTTTCTGTCTCTCATCAGAAGAATCAGAG GCTTCTGGCCCGATGGTGCACTATTTTGATGGCAAACCTGTAACTGCTGATTATGAACGAGGATCTAAAGTCATACATTGTCACAGGAATTGCACTGAATG GGCCCCAAATGTATATTTTGAAGATGATAATGCAATAAACCTTGAAGCTGAAATAAGTAGAAGTCGGAGAATCAAATGTAGTTTCTGTGGACTTAAAGGAGCTGCACTTGGTTGCTTTGAGAAAAGTTGTCGAAGGAGCTTTCATGTTCCCTGCGCCAAGTGGACTCCTGAATGTCGATGGGATATG GAAAATTTTGTCATGTTATGCCCTGTGCATTCCTCCTCCATGTTGCCGTATGAAAGTTCAGGATCCCAACACAGGAGCAAGATACTCACAGCTAGTAAGGTTAAAAGCTGTAGCCGCAAACATGACACTACAAGCCAAAGTCGTGTTACTCATGGATCTCACAAAAAAATTGTGCTGTGTTGTTCAGCTCTATCTGTACAAGAGAGG GATGTTGTTTCTGATTTTGAAAGAGTGTCCAAGGTTACAGTTTTGAAAACTTGGGATTCAAGTGTTACCCATGTAATAGCATCAACAGATGAAAATGGGGCATGCAGAAGGACTCTCAAAGTATTGTTGGGTATTCTAGAAGGAAAGTGGATTCTCAGCATTGAGT GGATCAAAGCTTGCATGAAAGATACAGGACCTGTTGACGAAGAGCGTTATGAACTTAATGTTGACATCCATGGAATTAGGGATGGTCCCCGTCTTGGACGACAAAGAGCATTGAACAAG CAACCAAAGCTTTTTGATGGCTACAAGTTCTATTTCATGGGTGATTTTATCCCATCATACAAGGGTTATCTGCAAGACCTTGTGATTGCAGCTGGAGGGACAGTTCTGCATAGAAAACCAGTGTCAGGTGACCATCAAGCAATTCCACCTGATATGCATCCACACCAAACCCTCATAATCTACAGTCTTGAGCTTCCTGCTAAATGCAATCCTTTGGAAAAGGATGCAATTTTTAGCCAAAGGCGATGTGATGCAGAGGTTTTGGCAAGGCCTGCTGGTTCAAAGGTTGCAAGTAACACATGGATTTTGAATTCAATTGCTGGCTGCAAGCTGCAAAGCCTTCCTCAATAA